The following coding sequences are from one Stigmatopora nigra isolate UIUO_SnigA chromosome 12, RoL_Snig_1.1, whole genome shotgun sequence window:
- the pex13 gene encoding peroxisome biogenesis factor 13 — protein MDPHLPPKPWERRIPGIVGTPINYRLTDFGPTAGPSVGPPVPTRVAPPLPPRPTQQQSYRPSYSSFSSSYSPYGTSIYGAYSPYSPYGGGYGPGGYNRFSHPEENAPSRFVQHAEESSRGAFQSIESIVQAFSSVSMMLDATFSAVYNSFRAVLDVANHLTRLRAHLTRVLSAFALVRTLRYLYRRFQRLLGRGSAAEIDDLWADSASDAVATSAAGGMDHQAVKSWPIFLFFAVVLGGPYLIWKLLSSATGSEDKVTNWASGEDDHVVAKAEYGFSTSSNEEISFQAGDMLNLAPKEQQPRVRGWLLASLDGQTTGLIPANYVKVLGKRRGRKQAEMERLAQVQQDNSRTVLTTNENLSSEALLESAYKETPTSTNAEPSNSSFVVNIPEKHDL, from the exons ATGGACCCGCATCTGCCTCCAAAACCGTGGGAACGGCGGATTCCCGGGATCGTTGGTACACCTATAAATTACAG GTTAACAGACTTTGGACCTACTGCAGGCCCTTCTGTTGGCCCGCCTGTCCCAACCAGAGTTGCCCCTCCACTCCCCCCACGCCCTACGCAGCAGCAGTCCTACCGTCCGTCTTATAGCTCCTTCTCCTCGTCTTACAGTCCCTATGGGACCTCCATCTACGGGGCTTATAGCCCCTACAGCCCTTACGGTGGAGGTTACGGCCCCGGGGGTTACAATCGCTTCTCGCACCCGGAAGAGAACGCCCCGAGTCGCTTTGTACAACACGCGGAGGAAAGCAGCCGCGGTGCTTTCCAGTCCATCGAAAGCATCGTTCAAGCCTTCTCCTCCGTCAGCATGATGCTTGACGCCACATTTTCAGCCGTCTACAACAGCTTCCGTGCCGTCCTGGACGTGGCCAACCACTTGACGCGCCTACGAGCCCACCTCACCAGGGTTTTATCAGCGTTTGCTTTGGTGCGCACCTTGAGATACCTTTACCGACGGTTCCAGAGACTGCTGGGAAGGGGGTCTGCTGCAGAGATTGACGATTTGTGGGCAGACAGTGCAAGCGACGCCGTGGCAACAAGCGCAGCGGGAGGAATGGACCACCAAGCTGTTAAATCGTGGccaatctttttgtttttcgcaGTCGTCCTAGGTGGACCCTACCTCATCTGGAAATTATTGAGCTCTGCCACTGGATCTGAAGACAAGG TGACTAACTGGGCCAGTGGAGAGGACGACCATGTTGTGGCAAAAGCAGAGTACGGATTTTCAACTTCATCGAATGAGGAGATTTCTTTCCAGGCTGGCGACATGCTCAATCTTGCACCGAAAG AGCAACAGCCACGTGTGCGGGGCTGGTTACTCGCCAGCCTGGATGGGCAGACGACCGGCCTCATCCCGGCCAATTACGTCAAGGTCCTCGGCAAGAGGAGAGGCCGCAAGCAAGCGGAGATGGAGAGGCTGGCTCAGGTGCAGCAAGATAACTCGCGGACAGTCCTCACCACAAATGAAAATCTTTCATCTGAGGCCTTGCTGGAGTCGGCGTACAAAGAGACACCGACTTCCACTAACGCAGAACCTTCAAATTCCAGTTTTGTGGTTAACATCCCAGAGAAACATGACCTGTAA
- the sanbr gene encoding SANT and BTB domain regulator of class switch recombination: MSRCSLDNNNLPFDNNVLVLDMVLGSLSGLSQPIDWESVAKIVPSFTPKECALRFEELKSCGGFPQVDDHCNAVITGVPSDTLSTVLDTGQAAAMQGHQSTNNITGRKSTPTEKGHCASEKTDKKVLSEDDEKSPKQKDPNMVIHVCDETKNLKQDFTCPRDLLIKEMRYFAEYLTMDSQRWEEVDISVHCDVQIFDWLMNYVRRNSAKDKPRLEPSNVISILISSEFLKMDTLVEECIQYCHKHMSAIVATPCSMNCINSNLVSRIAGFFNHNEADDIRDKKDKFKSKLFQKKIELLFDPNYKNRDSPRNASTLYRCGLCLKMLTEDTHRKISCVPGTFNIDSHGEIIFTHSRQKNWDVNEYVGNLYEELKSWVLVYWRIWGTVNCLTCSRCQQEFMCAELTRCRYHPESVTYPYTGSGTDKNWNGTGIYPCCNQTVLRFDPTGMPKGCRMRDHIVNVPCEEECDEAMLAQTRVLNDLLLHRDAVCVSDPSPANSESCPTNVEKDCEVLLEPALLKIQRGELSTFSLLKNWSLQLRQQSLPSEDDEYTTGSEVTEDEVGDEEELSKKQAAKKAKKNNRVLKKQLSSPNLQRRVKQTEKLQSKDNTSFTVSISKSKWDNSRSMRYNQDAQREEDQRRMVEITDYLTKMRFGDHEQNGSKDTKEPAGGIYSRLEAQFKSATQGRHDKTPRPKLRYAQIRTNIEK; encoded by the exons ATGAGTCGCTGCTCCTTGGACAACAACAATTTACCCTTTGACAACAATGTCCTAGTTCTGGACATGGTGCTAGGCTCCCTATCGGGACTGTCCCAGCCAATCGACTGGGAGAGTGTGGCCAAGATTGTGCCAAGCTTCACTCCCAAGGAG tgTGCCCTTCGCTTTGAGGAGTTGAAAAGTTGTGGGGGATTTCCCCAAGTGGATGACCATTGTAATGCAGTCATTACAGGGGTGCCATCAGATACACTATCAACTGTTCTGGATACTGGTCAAGCTGCAGCAATGCAAGGTCACCAGAGTACCAATAACATTACAG GCCGCAAATCAACACCCACAGAAAAAGGTCATTGTGCTTCTGAAAAGACGGACAAAAAGGTTTTGTCCGAGGATGATGAAAAATCTCCCAAACAAAAAGA TCCTAACATGGTTATCCACGTATGTGACGAGACTAAGAACCTGAAGCAAGATTTCACCTGTCCCAGAGATCTCCTGATTAAAGAAATGCGCTACTTTGCCGAGTATTTGACCATGGACTCTCAGAGATGGGAAGAAGTGGATATCTCGGTTCACTGCGACGTTCAGATCTTCGACTGGCTCATGAACTACGTCAGGCGGAATTCAGCCAAGGACAAACCTCGGCTGG AGCCCAGCAATGTGATCTCAATCCTGATCTCCTCCGAGTTCTTGAAGATGGACACGTTA GTGGAGGAGTGTATCCAGTATTGCCATAAACACATGAGTGCCATTGTTGCCACGCCCTGCAGCATGAACTGCATCAACAGTAATTTGGTATCTCGGATTGCCGGGTTCTTTAACCACAACGAGGCAGATGACATTAGGGACAAGAAAGATAAGTTTAAAAG CAAGTTGtttcaaaagaaaattgaaCTTCTCTTTGACCCGAACTACAAGAATCGGGATTCCCCAAGAAATGCCTCAACACTTTACAG gTGTGGTTTGTGCTTGAAAATGCTGACTGAAGACACACACAGGAAGATTTCTTGTGTTCCAGGCACCTTTAACATTGATTCTCATGGAGAGATTATCTTCACACATTCAAG ACAAAAGAACTGGGATGTCAACGAATACGTTGGCAATCTATACGAGGAGCTCAAATCATGGGTGCTGGTCTATTGGAGAATCTGGGGAACCGTCAACTGCCTCACATGCTCTCGTTGTCAGCAG GAGTTTATGTGTGCCGAGTTGACCCGTTGCCGCTACCACCCAGAAAGTGTGACATACCCCTACACTGGGTCAGGGacggacaaaaactggaacggGACGGGAATTTACCCCTGTTGTAACCAGACGGTATTGCGCTTTGATCCCACTGGGATGCCCAAG GGTTGCAGAATGCGAGACCACATTGTCAACGTGCCATGTGAAGAAGAGTGTGATGAAGCCATGTTGGCTCAGACCAGAGTTCTCAATGATCTTCTGCTACATAGAGATGCTGTTTGTGTGTCTGACCCGTCCCCTGCTAATAG TGAGTCGTGCCCAACTAATGTGGAGAAGGACTGTGAAGTCCTCTTGGAACCAGCACTGCTCAAAATCCAAAGAGGAGAATTAAGCACT ttttctcttttaaaaaacTGGAGTCTGCAGCTG AGGCAGCAGTCTCTCCCATCAGAGGATGACGAGTATACAACCGGGTCTGAGGTCACTGAGGATGAGGTGGGAGATGAAGAGGAGTTGTCCAAAAAGCAAG CTGCAAAGAAGGCCAAGAAGAACAACAGAGTTTTGAAGAAGCAATTGTCCTCACCAAACCTTCAGAGAAGAgtcaaacaaacagaaaaa TTACAAAGCAAAGACAACACTTCTTTCAC AGTGAGCATCTCGAAGAGTAAGTGGGATAATTCTCGGTCCATGAGGTACAACCAAGATGCTCAGAGAGAGGAAG ACCAGCGTCGCATGGTTGAAATCACTGATTACCTCACCAAGATGCGCTTTGGGGACCACGAGCAAAACGGATCCAAGGACACTAAGGAG CCAGCAGGGGGAATCTACAGCAGACTGGAGGCACAATTCAAGAGTGCCACTCAAGGCCGACATGACAAGACGCCTAG GCCAAAATTACGTTACGCTCAGATACGGACAAACATCGAGAAGTGA
- the xpo1b gene encoding exportin-1 isoform X1: MPAIMTMLADHAAQQLLDFNQKLDINLLDNVVNCLYHGVGPQQRMAQEVLTHLKEHPDAWTRVDTILEFSQNMNTKYYALQILETVIKTRWKILPRNQCEGIKKYVVGLIIKTSSDAANVEKEKVYIGKLNMILVQILKQEWPKHWPTFISDIVGASRTSESLCQNNMVILKLLSEEVFDFSSGQMTQVKAKHLKDSMCNEFSQIFQLCQFVMENSQNAPLVHATLETLLRFLNWIPLGYIFETKLISTLVYKFLNVPMFRNVTLKCLTEIAGVSVSQYEEQFVTLFTLTMCQLKQMLPLNTNIRLAYANGKDDEQNFIQNLSLFLCTFLKEHGTLIEQRLSLRETLLEALHYMLLVSEVEETEIFKICLEYWNHLAAELYRESPFSTSTSPLLSGNQHFDVPPRRQLYLPVLSKVRLLMVSRMAKPEEVLVVENDQGEVVREFMKDTDSINLYKNMRETLVYLTHLDYADTERIMTEKLHNQVNGTEWSWKNLNTLCWAIGSISGAMHEEDEKRFLVTVIKDLLGLCEQKRGKDNKAIIASNIMYIVGQYPRFLRAHWKFLKTVVNKLFEFMHETHDGVQDMACDTFIKIAQKCRRHFIQVQVGEVMPFIDEILNNINTIICDLQPQQVHTFYEAVGYMIGAQTDPAVQEHLIDKYMLLPNQVWDSIIQQATKNVDILKDPETVKQLGSILKTNVRACKAVGHPFVNQLGRIYLDMLNVYKCLSENISAAIQTNGMGGEMVTKQPLIRSMRTVKRETLKLISGWVSRSNDPQMVGENFVPPLLDAVLIDYQRNVPAAREPEVLSTMATIVNKLGGHITKEIPQIFDAVFECTLNMINKNFEEYPEHRTHFFYLLQAVNSHCFPAFLAIPPAQFKLVLDSIIWAFKHTMRNVADTGLQILYTMLQNVAQEEAAAQSFYQTYFCDILQHIFSVVTDTSHTAGLTMHASILAYMFNLVEEGKITTALNPASPANNQVFIQEYVANLLKTAFPHLQDAQVKVFVTGLFSLNQDIPAFKEHLRDFLVQIKEFAGEDTTDLFLEEREASLRQAQEEKHKIQMSVPGILNPHEIPEEMCD; encoded by the exons ATGCCAGCAATTATGACAATGTTAGCAGACCATGCAGCACAGCAGCTGCTGGACTTCAACCAGAAACTGGATATCAACCTGCTGGATAATGTGGTGAACTGTCTATATCATGGAGTCGGCCCACAG CAAAGGATGGCACAGGAAGTATTGACACACCTCAAAGAACACCCAGATGCCTGGACAAGAGTGGACACAATCCTGGAGTTCTCACAAAATATGAACACCAAA TACTATGCTCTTCAGATCTTGGAAACAGTTATTAAAACAAGATGGAAAATTCTTCCAAGGAATCAATGTGAAG GGATTAAAAAGTATGTTGTCGGTCTCATCATTAAGACGTCATCTGATGCTGCAAATGTGGAG aaagaaaaagtgTACATTGGAAAGCTGAACATGATACTTGTTCAG ATCTTGAAGCAGGAGTGGCCTAAGCACTGGCCCACATTCATCAGTGATATTGTAGGAGCAAGTCGAACCAGTGAAAGTCTTTGTCAGAACAATATGGTCATTCTCAAACTCCTCAGTGAGGAGGTCTTCGACTTCTCCAGTGGCCAAATGACCCAGGTCAAAGccaaacatttaaaagacaG TATGTGCAATGAATTCTCTCAGATATTCCAGCTTTGCCAGTTTGTAATG GAAAATTCTCAGAATGCTCCATTGGTCCACGCTACTTTGGAGACCCTCTTACGTTTCCTCAACTGGATTCCTTTGGGTTATATCTTTGAAACAAAGCTAATCAGCACATTAGTATATAAG TTCTTGAACGTGCCCATGTTCCGCAATGTGACGTTGAAGTGTTTGACAGAAATTGCCGGAGTAAGCGTCAGCCAGTATGAGGAGCAGTTTGTCACACTCTTCACTCTGACAATGTGTCAGCTCAAGCAG ATGCTTCCCCTAAATACTAACATCCGGCTGGCCTATGCCAATGGGAAGGATGATGAGCAGAACTTTATCCAGAACCTCAGTCTCTTCCTCTGTACTTTCCTAAAAGAGCACGGAACGCTCATTGAACAGCGGCTCAGCCTGAGAGAAACATTATTGGAG GCACTTCACTATATGCTGCTGGTATCAGAAGTGGAAGAGACTGAGATCTTTAAAATCTGTCTGGAATActggaaccacctagctgccgAGCTTTACAGAGAGAGTCCTTTCTCCACATCTACATCACCGTTGCTATCTGGCAACCAGCACTTTGATGTGCCGCCACGAAGGCAACTCTACCTGCCAGTATTGTCCAAG GTGCGTCTCTTGATGGTGAGTCGGATGGCCAAACCTGAGGAAGTACTGGTGGTGGAGAATGATCAGGGGGAGGTGGTTAGAGAGTTTATGAAGGATACAGATTCTATAAACCTCTACAAAAACATGAGGGAAACACTTG TGTACCTCACTCACTTGGACTATGCAGACACAGAGCGCATCATGACTGAAAAGCTTCACAACCAGGTGAATGGTACTGAGTGGTCCTGGAAGAATCTCAACACTTTGTGTTGGGCCATTGGATCCATCAGCGGTGCGATGCATGAAGAGGATGAAAAGCGATTCTTGGTCACAGTCATTAAG GATTTGCTTGGTCTCTGTGAACAGAAAAGAGGAAAGGACAACAAGGCCATAATTGCCTCCAACATCATGTATATTGTCGGCCAGTATCCTCGCTTTCTCAGAGCTCATTGGAAGTTTCTCAAAACGGTGGTCAACAAGCTCTTTGAGTTCATGCACG AGACCCACGACGGAGTTCAGGACATGGCCTGCGACACGTTCATCAAGATCGCTCAAAAGTGCCGGCGCCACTTCATCCAAGTGCAAGTGGGAGAGGTGATGCCCTTCATTGACGAGATCCTCAATAACATCAACACCATCATCTGTGACCTACAGCCGCAGCAG GTGCACACGTTCTACGAAGCCGTGGGTTACATGATCGGCGCTCAGACAGACCCAGCTGTGCAGGAGCATCTTATCGACAAGTACATGTTGCTGCCTAACCAAGTGTGGGACAGTATTATCCAGCAAGCCACCAAG AATGTGGACATTTTGAAGGACCCGGAGACCGTGAAACAACTAGGCAGCATTTTGAAGACCAACGTCCGCGCCTGTAAGGCTGTCGGACACCCATTTGTCAACCAACTGGGACGGATTTACCTCGACATGCTCAATGTGTACAAGTGCCTCAGCGAGAACATATCTGCTGCCATTCAGACAAATGGTATGGGAG GAGAGATGGTGACGAAGCAGCCGCTGATCCGGAGCATGAGGACGGTGAAACGGGAGACCCTGAAGCTGATCTCGGGTTGGGTCAGCCGATCTAATGATCCGCAGATG GTCGGAGAGAATTTTGTCCCCCCACTGTTGGATGCCGTCCTCATCGACTATCAACGCAACGTGCCGGCGGCCCGCGAGCCCGAAGTCCTCAGCACCATGGCCACCATTGTCAACAAGCTGGGAGGGCACATCACCAAGGAGATACCCCAAATCTTTGATGCTGTCTTCGAGTGCACTCTAAATATGATCAACAAA AACTTTGAAGAGTACCCCGAGCATCGAACCCACTTCTTCTACCTGCTCCAAGCTGTCAACTCGCACTGCTTCCCTGCCTTCCTTGCCATCCCTCCAGCCCAGTTCAAATTGGTGCTGGACTCCATCATCTGGGCCTTCAAACACACCATGAGGAATGTCGCCGACACCG GTCTTCAGATTCTCTACACCATGCTTCAAAACGTGGCTCAGGAGGAAGCCGCCGCTCAGAGTTTCTACCAGACGTATTTCTGTGACATTCTCCAGCACATCTTCTCGGTGGTCACTGACACGTCTCACACCGCCG GTTTGACCATGCACGCGTCCATTTTGGCCTACATGTTCAACCTTGTGGAAGAAGGCAAGATCACTACTGCACTGAACCCCGCCTCTCCCGCCAACAACCAAGTTTTTATTCAGGAGTACGTGGCCAACTTGCTCAAGACGGCCTTCCCTCACCTGCAGGA TGCCCAGGTGAAAGTATTTGTAACTGGCCTCTTCAGCCTCAACCAGGACATTCCTGCCTTCAAGGAGCACCTTAGGGACTTCCTCGTACAGATTAAG GAATTTGCCGGCGAGGACACGACGGACCTGTTCCTGGAGGAGAGGGAAGCGTCGCTTCGGCAGGCTCAGGAAGAGAAACACAAAATCCAAATGTCGGTTCCGGGCATCCTCAACCCCCACGAGATCCCCGAGGAGATGTGTGACTGA
- the LOC144205513 gene encoding RING finger protein 122-like, which yields MQPFQWCNGCRCDIALQNSDPSCKMTSEELFNLPLNVYVIILGIGLFIVMLILIFCCYMLRFRQREHYGYNEVVLKGAGKKLSLVGQTCAVCLDEFRSRDELGVCPCSHAFHQKCLMKWLEIRSVCPMCNKPMCRLEPETTQTA from the exons ATGCAACCTTTTCAGTGGTGCAACG GGTGTCGGTGTGACATCGCACTGCAGAACTCCGACCCCTCCTGTAAGATGACATCTGAGGAGCTTTTCAATTTGCCCCTCAATGTTTACGTCATCATTTTGGGCATTGGGCTTTTTATCGTAATGCTCATTCTCATTTTCTGCTGCTACATGCTCAG ATTCAGGCAGAGAGAGCACTATGGCTATAATGAG GTTGTGCTTAAAGGAGCTGGAAAGAAACTCAGCCTTGTTGGG CAAACATGCGCCGTGTGCTTAGACGAGTTTCGCAGCCGGGATGAGCTTGGAGTGTGTCCATGTTCCCATGCTTTTCATCAAAA GTGCCTAATGAAATGGTTAGAAATCCGAAGTGTCTGCCCCATGTGCAATAAGCCAATGTGCCGCCTCGAACCCGAGACTACACAAACTGCATAG
- the xpo1b gene encoding exportin-1 isoform X2 has product MPAIMTMLADHAAQQLLDFNQKLDINLLDNVVNCLYHGVGPQQRMAQEVLTHLKEHPDAWTRVDTILEFSQNMNTKYYALQILETVIKTRWKILPRNQCEGIKKYVVGLIIKTSSDAANVEKEKVYIGKLNMILVQILKQEWPKHWPTFISDIVGASRTSESLCQNNMVILKLLSEEVFDFSSGQMTQVKAKHLKDSMCNEFSQIFQLCQFVMENSQNAPLVHATLETLLRFLNWIPLGYIFETKLISTLVYKFLNVPMFRNVTLKCLTEIAGVSVSQYEEQFVTLFTLTMCQLKQMLPLNTNIRLAYANGKDDEQNFIQNLSLFLCTFLKEHGTLIEQRLSLRETLLEALHYMLLVSEVEETEIFKICLEYWNHLAAELYRESPFSTSTSPLLSGNQHFDVPPRRQLYLPVLSKVRLLMVSRMAKPEEVLVVENDQGEVVREFMKDTDSINLYKNMRETLVYLTHLDYADTERIMTEKLHNQVNGTEWSWKNLNTLCWAIGSISGAMHEEDEKRFLVTVIKDLLGLCEQKRGKDNKAIIASNIMYIVGQYPRFLRAHWKFLKTVVNKLFEFMHETHDGVQDMACDTFIKIAQKCRRHFIQVQVGEVMPFIDEILNNINTIICDLQPQQVHTFYEAVGYMIGAQTDPAVQEHLIDKYMLLPNQVWDSIIQQATKNVDILKDPETVKQLGSILKTNVRACKAVGHPFVNQLGRIYLDMLNVYKCLSENISAAIQTNGEMVTKQPLIRSMRTVKRETLKLISGWVSRSNDPQMVGENFVPPLLDAVLIDYQRNVPAAREPEVLSTMATIVNKLGGHITKEIPQIFDAVFECTLNMINKNFEEYPEHRTHFFYLLQAVNSHCFPAFLAIPPAQFKLVLDSIIWAFKHTMRNVADTGLQILYTMLQNVAQEEAAAQSFYQTYFCDILQHIFSVVTDTSHTAGLTMHASILAYMFNLVEEGKITTALNPASPANNQVFIQEYVANLLKTAFPHLQDAQVKVFVTGLFSLNQDIPAFKEHLRDFLVQIKEFAGEDTTDLFLEEREASLRQAQEEKHKIQMSVPGILNPHEIPEEMCD; this is encoded by the exons ATGCCAGCAATTATGACAATGTTAGCAGACCATGCAGCACAGCAGCTGCTGGACTTCAACCAGAAACTGGATATCAACCTGCTGGATAATGTGGTGAACTGTCTATATCATGGAGTCGGCCCACAG CAAAGGATGGCACAGGAAGTATTGACACACCTCAAAGAACACCCAGATGCCTGGACAAGAGTGGACACAATCCTGGAGTTCTCACAAAATATGAACACCAAA TACTATGCTCTTCAGATCTTGGAAACAGTTATTAAAACAAGATGGAAAATTCTTCCAAGGAATCAATGTGAAG GGATTAAAAAGTATGTTGTCGGTCTCATCATTAAGACGTCATCTGATGCTGCAAATGTGGAG aaagaaaaagtgTACATTGGAAAGCTGAACATGATACTTGTTCAG ATCTTGAAGCAGGAGTGGCCTAAGCACTGGCCCACATTCATCAGTGATATTGTAGGAGCAAGTCGAACCAGTGAAAGTCTTTGTCAGAACAATATGGTCATTCTCAAACTCCTCAGTGAGGAGGTCTTCGACTTCTCCAGTGGCCAAATGACCCAGGTCAAAGccaaacatttaaaagacaG TATGTGCAATGAATTCTCTCAGATATTCCAGCTTTGCCAGTTTGTAATG GAAAATTCTCAGAATGCTCCATTGGTCCACGCTACTTTGGAGACCCTCTTACGTTTCCTCAACTGGATTCCTTTGGGTTATATCTTTGAAACAAAGCTAATCAGCACATTAGTATATAAG TTCTTGAACGTGCCCATGTTCCGCAATGTGACGTTGAAGTGTTTGACAGAAATTGCCGGAGTAAGCGTCAGCCAGTATGAGGAGCAGTTTGTCACACTCTTCACTCTGACAATGTGTCAGCTCAAGCAG ATGCTTCCCCTAAATACTAACATCCGGCTGGCCTATGCCAATGGGAAGGATGATGAGCAGAACTTTATCCAGAACCTCAGTCTCTTCCTCTGTACTTTCCTAAAAGAGCACGGAACGCTCATTGAACAGCGGCTCAGCCTGAGAGAAACATTATTGGAG GCACTTCACTATATGCTGCTGGTATCAGAAGTGGAAGAGACTGAGATCTTTAAAATCTGTCTGGAATActggaaccacctagctgccgAGCTTTACAGAGAGAGTCCTTTCTCCACATCTACATCACCGTTGCTATCTGGCAACCAGCACTTTGATGTGCCGCCACGAAGGCAACTCTACCTGCCAGTATTGTCCAAG GTGCGTCTCTTGATGGTGAGTCGGATGGCCAAACCTGAGGAAGTACTGGTGGTGGAGAATGATCAGGGGGAGGTGGTTAGAGAGTTTATGAAGGATACAGATTCTATAAACCTCTACAAAAACATGAGGGAAACACTTG TGTACCTCACTCACTTGGACTATGCAGACACAGAGCGCATCATGACTGAAAAGCTTCACAACCAGGTGAATGGTACTGAGTGGTCCTGGAAGAATCTCAACACTTTGTGTTGGGCCATTGGATCCATCAGCGGTGCGATGCATGAAGAGGATGAAAAGCGATTCTTGGTCACAGTCATTAAG GATTTGCTTGGTCTCTGTGAACAGAAAAGAGGAAAGGACAACAAGGCCATAATTGCCTCCAACATCATGTATATTGTCGGCCAGTATCCTCGCTTTCTCAGAGCTCATTGGAAGTTTCTCAAAACGGTGGTCAACAAGCTCTTTGAGTTCATGCACG AGACCCACGACGGAGTTCAGGACATGGCCTGCGACACGTTCATCAAGATCGCTCAAAAGTGCCGGCGCCACTTCATCCAAGTGCAAGTGGGAGAGGTGATGCCCTTCATTGACGAGATCCTCAATAACATCAACACCATCATCTGTGACCTACAGCCGCAGCAG GTGCACACGTTCTACGAAGCCGTGGGTTACATGATCGGCGCTCAGACAGACCCAGCTGTGCAGGAGCATCTTATCGACAAGTACATGTTGCTGCCTAACCAAGTGTGGGACAGTATTATCCAGCAAGCCACCAAG AATGTGGACATTTTGAAGGACCCGGAGACCGTGAAACAACTAGGCAGCATTTTGAAGACCAACGTCCGCGCCTGTAAGGCTGTCGGACACCCATTTGTCAACCAACTGGGACGGATTTACCTCGACATGCTCAATGTGTACAAGTGCCTCAGCGAGAACATATCTGCTGCCATTCAGACAAATG GAGAGATGGTGACGAAGCAGCCGCTGATCCGGAGCATGAGGACGGTGAAACGGGAGACCCTGAAGCTGATCTCGGGTTGGGTCAGCCGATCTAATGATCCGCAGATG GTCGGAGAGAATTTTGTCCCCCCACTGTTGGATGCCGTCCTCATCGACTATCAACGCAACGTGCCGGCGGCCCGCGAGCCCGAAGTCCTCAGCACCATGGCCACCATTGTCAACAAGCTGGGAGGGCACATCACCAAGGAGATACCCCAAATCTTTGATGCTGTCTTCGAGTGCACTCTAAATATGATCAACAAA AACTTTGAAGAGTACCCCGAGCATCGAACCCACTTCTTCTACCTGCTCCAAGCTGTCAACTCGCACTGCTTCCCTGCCTTCCTTGCCATCCCTCCAGCCCAGTTCAAATTGGTGCTGGACTCCATCATCTGGGCCTTCAAACACACCATGAGGAATGTCGCCGACACCG GTCTTCAGATTCTCTACACCATGCTTCAAAACGTGGCTCAGGAGGAAGCCGCCGCTCAGAGTTTCTACCAGACGTATTTCTGTGACATTCTCCAGCACATCTTCTCGGTGGTCACTGACACGTCTCACACCGCCG GTTTGACCATGCACGCGTCCATTTTGGCCTACATGTTCAACCTTGTGGAAGAAGGCAAGATCACTACTGCACTGAACCCCGCCTCTCCCGCCAACAACCAAGTTTTTATTCAGGAGTACGTGGCCAACTTGCTCAAGACGGCCTTCCCTCACCTGCAGGA TGCCCAGGTGAAAGTATTTGTAACTGGCCTCTTCAGCCTCAACCAGGACATTCCTGCCTTCAAGGAGCACCTTAGGGACTTCCTCGTACAGATTAAG GAATTTGCCGGCGAGGACACGACGGACCTGTTCCTGGAGGAGAGGGAAGCGTCGCTTCGGCAGGCTCAGGAAGAGAAACACAAAATCCAAATGTCGGTTCCGGGCATCCTCAACCCCCACGAGATCCCCGAGGAGATGTGTGACTGA